The following coding sequences lie in one Klebsiella huaxiensis genomic window:
- the tynA gene encoding primary-amine oxidase: MSNALIQKTRKTALALAIALCCVGTGPAFAHGGEAHMVPMDKTLQEFGADVQWDDYAQMFTLIKDGAYVKVKPGAKTAIVNGKTLDLQVPVVMKDGKAWVSDTFINDVFQSGLDQTFQVEKVPHPLNSLSAAEISEAVTIVKAAPEFKPNTRFTEISLREPDKAAVWAFALQGTPVNAPRTADVIMLDGKHVIEAVVDLQNKKVLSWTPIKDAHGMVLLDDFASVQNIINASSEFAEVLKKHGINDPSKVVTTPLTVGYFDGKDGLKQDARLLKVVSYLDVGDGNYWAHPIENLVAVVDLEQKKIIKIEEGPVIPVPMEPRPYDGRDRVAPAVKPLDIIEPEGKNYTITGDMIHWQNWDFHLRMNSRVGPILSTVTYNDNGKKRQVMYEGSLGGMIVPYGDPDVGWYFKAYLDSGDYGMGTLTSPIVRGKDAPSNAVLLDETIADYTGTPTTIPRAIAVFERYAGPEYKHQEMGKPNVSTERRELVVRWISTVGNYDYIFDWVFHENGTIGIDAGATGIEAVKGVKAKTMHDPSAKDDTRYGTLIDHNIVGTTHQHIYNFRLDLDVDGENNTLVAMDPEVKPNTGGGPRTSTMQINQYTIDSEQKAAQKFAPGTIRLLSNTSKENRMGNPVSYQIIPYAGGTHPVATGAKFAPDEWIYHRLSFMDKQLWVTRYHPTERFPEGKYPNRSIHDTGLGQYAKDDESLDKHDDVVWITTGTTHVARAEEWPIMPTEWAHALLKPWNFFDETPTLGEKKK; this comes from the coding sequence ATGTCTAACGCTTTGATTCAAAAGACACGCAAAACCGCACTGGCGCTGGCTATCGCCCTGTGTTGCGTCGGGACTGGCCCGGCGTTCGCCCACGGTGGCGAAGCGCATATGGTCCCGATGGACAAAACGCTGCAGGAGTTTGGCGCTGATGTTCAATGGGACGACTATGCGCAGATGTTTACGCTTATCAAAGATGGCGCTTACGTCAAGGTAAAACCGGGGGCAAAAACAGCCATCGTCAATGGCAAAACCCTGGACTTGCAGGTCCCGGTGGTGATGAAAGACGGCAAAGCCTGGGTCTCTGATACCTTTATCAACGATGTCTTTCAGTCCGGGCTTGACCAGACCTTCCAGGTCGAAAAAGTCCCTCACCCGCTGAACTCGCTGTCAGCGGCGGAAATCAGCGAAGCGGTCACCATTGTCAAAGCTGCGCCGGAATTCAAACCCAATACCCGATTTACCGAAATCTCCCTCCGTGAGCCGGATAAAGCCGCCGTCTGGGCTTTTGCGCTGCAGGGCACACCGGTTAACGCCCCGCGTACCGCCGACGTCATCATGCTCGATGGCAAGCACGTCATTGAGGCCGTGGTGGATCTCCAGAACAAGAAGGTCCTCTCATGGACGCCGATTAAAGACGCCCACGGCATGGTGCTGCTTGATGATTTCGCCAGCGTACAGAACATCATTAACGCCAGCAGCGAATTTGCCGAAGTGCTGAAAAAACACGGCATCAACGACCCGAGCAAAGTCGTCACCACGCCGCTGACCGTTGGCTACTTCGACGGCAAAGATGGCCTGAAGCAGGATGCGCGGCTGCTGAAAGTGGTGAGCTATCTTGACGTTGGCGACGGCAACTACTGGGCGCACCCGATTGAAAACCTGGTGGCGGTGGTCGACCTCGAACAGAAGAAAATCATTAAAATCGAAGAAGGCCCGGTGATCCCGGTACCGATGGAACCTCGCCCCTATGACGGACGTGACCGCGTTGCACCAGCAGTCAAACCGCTGGATATCATTGAGCCAGAGGGCAAAAACTACACCATTACCGGCGACATGATTCACTGGCAAAACTGGGATTTCCACCTGCGCATGAACTCCCGCGTCGGACCAATTTTGTCTACCGTGACCTATAACGACAACGGTAAAAAGCGCCAGGTGATGTACGAAGGATCGCTGGGCGGGATGATCGTGCCCTACGGCGACCCGGACGTGGGCTGGTACTTTAAAGCCTATCTGGATTCCGGCGACTACGGCATGGGCACCCTGACCTCACCAATCGTGCGCGGTAAAGATGCGCCGTCCAACGCGGTGCTGCTGGATGAAACCATCGCTGATTACACCGGCACGCCAACCACCATTCCGCGCGCCATCGCCGTTTTCGAACGCTACGCCGGGCCAGAGTATAAGCACCAGGAGATGGGCAAACCGAACGTCAGCACCGAGCGCCGCGAGCTGGTGGTGCGCTGGATAAGCACCGTCGGCAACTACGACTATATCTTCGACTGGGTATTCCACGAAAACGGCACCATCGGCATTGATGCCGGAGCCACCGGCATCGAAGCGGTAAAAGGCGTGAAGGCGAAAACCATGCACGACCCGAGCGCTAAAGACGATACCCGCTACGGTACGCTGATCGACCACAATATTGTCGGCACCACCCACCAGCACATCTACAACTTCCGCCTCGATCTTGATGTAGACGGAGAGAACAACACGCTGGTGGCTATGGACCCGGAAGTGAAGCCGAATACCGGCGGAGGCCCGCGCACCAGTACCATGCAGATCAATCAGTACACCATTGATAGCGAGCAGAAAGCAGCGCAGAAATTTGCCCCCGGTACCATTCGCCTGCTGAGCAATACCAGCAAAGAAAACCGCATGGGCAACCCAGTGTCGTATCAGATTATCCCTTACGCGGGCGGCACGCATCCGGTGGCGACCGGCGCAAAATTTGCCCCCGATGAGTGGATCTACCATCGCCTGAGCTTTATGGATAAGCAACTGTGGGTGACCCGCTACCATCCAACCGAGCGCTTCCCTGAGGGTAAATATCCTAACCGTTCGATTCACGACACCGGCCTCGGCCAGTACGCGAAAGACGATGAGTCGCTGGACAAACATGATGACGTGGTCTGGATCACCACCGGTACCACCCACGTGGCACGAGCCGAAGAGTGGCCGATTATGCCGACGGAATGGGCACATGCGTTGTTAAAACCCTGGAACTTCTTTGACGAGACACCGACGCTGGGCGAGAAGAAAAAGTAA
- a CDS encoding LEM-3-like GIY-YIG domain-containing protein, whose translation MDINEFPPGVMEHLGWYVYRLIDPRDGSTFYVGKGKGNRVFAHMRGEVAVADDDEMLSNKLKQLREIRLAGLEVIHVIHRHGMADEKTAYEVEAALIDAYPGLTNIMNGAGSNEYGAAHIKELIATYQPETVVFQHKVLMISVNRSSKDVDLYDAVRFSWRVSVERARKAEVILATVRGIVRGVYIADEWLESTRENFPEMPSWDADDEFESTQKSRFGFRGRLAPPDIAKIYLGKKIPDVLRKKGAMSPVKYSPGF comes from the coding sequence ATGGATATCAATGAGTTTCCACCGGGAGTGATGGAACATCTTGGGTGGTATGTATACAGATTAATTGATCCAAGGGATGGAAGTACCTTCTACGTGGGGAAAGGGAAAGGGAATCGTGTATTTGCCCATATGCGCGGTGAGGTCGCCGTGGCTGATGATGATGAAATGCTTAGCAACAAACTCAAGCAACTTCGAGAGATAAGATTGGCAGGTCTTGAGGTCATTCATGTAATTCACCGACACGGTATGGCAGATGAAAAGACAGCTTACGAGGTTGAAGCCGCACTTATAGACGCTTATCCCGGTTTAACTAACATCATGAATGGCGCTGGCAGCAATGAATATGGTGCTGCACATATCAAAGAGTTAATCGCAACATACCAACCTGAAACAGTCGTGTTCCAACATAAAGTGCTGATGATATCCGTGAACAGAAGTTCAAAGGATGTAGACCTTTATGATGCCGTACGTTTTAGCTGGCGTGTCAGTGTTGAACGTGCTCGTAAAGCTGAAGTTATACTGGCTACAGTGAGGGGAATCGTCAGAGGGGTTTATATAGCTGATGAGTGGCTCGAATCTACCCGCGAGAATTTCCCTGAGATGCCTTCATGGGATGCAGATGATGAGTTTGAATCTACTCAAAAATCCCGCTTTGGATTCAGGGGAAGACTCGCCCCTCCTGATATAGCAAAAATTTACCTTGGTAAAAAGATTCCGGATGTTCTAAGAAAGAAAGGCGCTATGTCTCCTGTGAAATATTCTCCAGGTTTTTGA